The Rhizobium rhizoryzae genome has a window encoding:
- a CDS encoding ABC transporter ATP-binding protein has protein sequence MANVSLRGVEKSYGDVKIVRRMDLEIHDGEFLVLVGPSGCGKSTTLRMIAGLEDINRGELLIGDKVVNGLPAKERDIAMVFQNYALYPHMDVFQNMAFGLELRKFPKAEIKTRVEQAADILALGDLLKRKPKELSGGQRQRVALGRAIVRQPKVFLFDEPLSNLDAQLRVQMRAEISRLHAQLKTTMVYVTHDQVEAMTMGTRIVVMKGGDVQQVGAPLELYTKPANRFVAGFIGTPQMNFLDARIDAGSDGPVIIAETVRLPLSGKAAAALAASKATHCTLGVRPSDLHVLGTPGAGPIIFDATIDMVEILGAVQVVHIRVGEQTMRAELPMRVPARPGETIRLAAEAEAFHVFDATSGVAIA, from the coding sequence ATGGCCAACGTATCGTTGCGCGGGGTCGAGAAATCGTATGGCGACGTCAAGATCGTGCGCCGCATGGATCTGGAAATTCACGACGGGGAATTCCTCGTTCTGGTTGGTCCATCCGGTTGCGGAAAATCGACGACGCTCAGGATGATCGCCGGGCTTGAGGACATCAACCGGGGCGAACTCCTGATTGGCGACAAGGTGGTGAACGGCCTGCCTGCCAAGGAGCGCGATATTGCCATGGTCTTCCAGAACTATGCGCTCTACCCGCATATGGATGTCTTCCAGAACATGGCATTCGGCCTGGAATTGCGGAAGTTTCCCAAGGCCGAAATCAAGACACGCGTTGAACAGGCCGCAGATATCCTGGCGCTTGGCGATCTCCTGAAACGCAAGCCGAAGGAGCTTTCCGGCGGGCAACGGCAGCGGGTCGCGCTTGGCCGCGCAATCGTCAGGCAGCCGAAGGTGTTTCTGTTCGATGAGCCTCTTTCCAATCTGGATGCCCAGCTGCGCGTTCAGATGCGCGCCGAGATTTCCCGCCTGCACGCACAGCTGAAGACAACGATGGTCTATGTCACCCACGATCAGGTCGAGGCTATGACGATGGGCACGCGGATCGTCGTCATGAAGGGCGGCGATGTGCAGCAAGTGGGTGCCCCGCTGGAACTCTACACCAAACCCGCCAACCGCTTCGTGGCAGGCTTCATCGGTACACCGCAGATGAACTTCCTCGACGCAAGGATCGATGCGGGCTCCGACGGTCCGGTCATTATTGCCGAGACGGTTCGGCTGCCGCTTTCCGGCAAGGCTGCTGCCGCATTGGCGGCCAGCAAGGCAACGCACTGCACGCTCGGTGTGCGTCCGAGCGACCTTCATGTCCTCGGCACACCCGGCGCAGGCCCCATCATATTCGATGCGACCATCGACATGGTCGAAATCCTTGGTGCGGTCCAGGTCGTCCATATCCGGGTCGGCGAACAGACGATGCGTGCCGAACTACCCATGCGTGTTCCTGCCCGGCCGGGAGAGACCATCCGCCTCGCTGCGGAGGCAGAGGCATTTCATGTTTTCGATGCGACGAGTGGCGTCGCGATCGCGTAA
- a CDS encoding extracellular solute-binding protein, with translation MNKISTIKDVARHAGVSVATVSNVLNERETVNREIVRRVREAVEILGYKRHQSGFQLKTKKSSLVNVILPSVTDPHFSALYIGAERVLGDHGYTAALHVSSEIRSKENELLEMSLQQRAAGVLIATCQPDDMKRADELREAGIQVVCLEREPVGGGFTFIEHDLRRLLFDAGRSLLHQGYRNIVLLTGPKEYSSEERAATGFLDAVAASGSDAQGMVLETNHDPETAFRALVGYISRGKKVDLVISTSSAIHRGARKALQLMASELKGHVRLVSLAEESWSDVESDDRLVIRRSGVQLGAAAAEALLDTLRNPIAHGGSYRRIAVPTTIGERKSAIRRYGEGEHLRVLMFDSMSRRAISDLLPHFEDRHGAKVTIEAMSAERLHAVLSDPAKRAQYDIVEIDQPWMSELASAGAIMPLNTRLKQHPELMRGLVPGVMDANCRYADGYFALPSRFDVEMLFFRKDLFDDPIQRLAYRDLTGGELRPPETWREFNAVARFFTRSLNPGSPTLHGTSLGTNPPHGTMVEFLTRLWGANARVLDDAGRVTLDSREAIEVLENYVESTDYAAPGWQDKQRSGQVEDFATGDVAMVAIFCAPAAQLTDRSVSRVVGKIGYAPVPGGVPVLGGWSMGIIAECPRPDLAFDWMSWAAGMEMAIPLTIMGGSTPALALYNSLELRSVYPWLGKAVEYFPKSRARAISLTTTGGRLSEFRYEQIVGSHVHRALRREVAPAEALGLAAAELRTILGQ, from the coding sequence ATGAATAAAATTTCCACCATCAAGGATGTTGCAAGGCATGCGGGCGTCTCGGTCGCGACGGTCTCGAATGTTCTGAACGAACGCGAAACCGTGAACCGGGAGATCGTGCGCCGCGTGCGTGAGGCGGTGGAAATTCTGGGCTACAAGCGGCATCAATCGGGCTTCCAGCTCAAGACGAAAAAATCGTCTTTGGTGAACGTGATCCTCCCCTCCGTCACCGATCCTCATTTCAGCGCGCTTTACATCGGCGCGGAACGCGTTCTGGGTGATCACGGCTATACCGCGGCCTTGCATGTGAGCTCGGAAATCCGTTCAAAGGAAAACGAACTGCTGGAAATGTCATTGCAGCAGCGGGCAGCCGGGGTCTTGATCGCCACCTGCCAGCCAGATGACATGAAGCGTGCCGACGAACTTCGAGAGGCAGGTATCCAGGTTGTCTGTCTCGAGCGGGAGCCGGTTGGCGGCGGCTTTACCTTCATCGAGCACGATTTGCGCCGCCTGTTGTTTGATGCAGGCCGAAGCCTGCTGCATCAGGGCTATCGCAATATCGTTCTGCTGACCGGGCCCAAGGAATATTCCAGCGAGGAGCGGGCCGCGACAGGCTTCCTGGATGCGGTTGCAGCCTCTGGAAGCGATGCGCAGGGCATGGTTCTGGAAACCAACCACGACCCGGAGACCGCCTTCCGCGCCCTTGTCGGATACATTTCACGCGGCAAGAAAGTCGATCTGGTCATTTCCACTTCCTCTGCAATTCACCGCGGCGCGCGCAAGGCGCTGCAGCTCATGGCAAGCGAACTCAAGGGCCATGTGCGCCTGGTTTCGCTGGCGGAAGAATCGTGGTCTGACGTCGAGAGCGATGACCGGCTTGTTATTCGCCGTTCGGGCGTGCAGCTTGGCGCGGCGGCTGCCGAGGCGCTTCTCGATACGCTGCGCAATCCAATTGCACATGGCGGAAGCTATCGTCGCATCGCGGTGCCGACGACCATCGGAGAGCGAAAATCCGCGATCCGCCGTTACGGCGAAGGCGAACATTTGCGCGTGCTGATGTTTGACAGCATGTCGAGGCGGGCGATCTCGGATCTCTTGCCGCACTTCGAGGATCGTCACGGCGCAAAGGTCACCATCGAGGCGATGTCGGCTGAACGTTTGCATGCGGTGCTGAGCGACCCGGCAAAGCGGGCCCAGTATGATATCGTGGAGATCGACCAGCCATGGATGAGCGAACTTGCATCGGCAGGTGCGATCATGCCTCTGAATACCCGCCTGAAGCAGCATCCGGAACTGATGCGCGGGCTGGTGCCCGGCGTCATGGACGCCAACTGCCGCTATGCAGACGGCTATTTTGCCCTTCCATCCCGCTTCGATGTCGAAATGCTGTTCTTTCGCAAGGACCTGTTCGACGATCCCATCCAGCGTCTGGCCTACCGCGACCTGACGGGTGGCGAATTACGGCCACCTGAGACCTGGCGCGAGTTCAATGCGGTTGCCCGTTTCTTCACGCGCTCGCTCAATCCAGGTTCGCCCACCTTGCACGGCACGTCACTCGGGACAAATCCGCCGCATGGCACCATGGTGGAATTTCTCACCCGGCTGTGGGGAGCCAATGCGCGTGTGCTGGACGATGCAGGCCGCGTCACACTCGATAGCCGCGAAGCCATCGAGGTGCTGGAGAATTATGTCGAAAGCACTGACTATGCGGCCCCGGGCTGGCAGGACAAGCAACGTTCCGGACAGGTCGAGGATTTTGCGACCGGCGATGTTGCCATGGTGGCCATCTTCTGTGCCCCAGCTGCTCAACTGACCGATCGCAGCGTATCGCGGGTTGTTGGAAAGATCGGCTACGCGCCTGTACCGGGCGGTGTTCCGGTTCTCGGCGGATGGTCCATGGGCATCATTGCCGAATGCCCTCGCCCGGATCTGGCGTTTGACTGGATGTCCTGGGCAGCGGGCATGGAAATGGCGATCCCGCTGACCATCATGGGCGGCTCAACACCTGCATTGGCACTGTATAACAGCCTTGAGTTGCGTTCGGTCTATCCGTGGCTGGGCAAGGCGGTTGAATATTTCCCCAAATCGCGGGCTCGCGCCATTTCTCTCACGACGACCGGCGGGCGGCTGAGCGAGTTTCGATACGAACAGATCGTTGGCAGCCATGTGCATCGCGCCCTTCGTCGCGAGGTGGCGCCAGCAGAGGCGCTTGGCTTGGCAGCCGCCGAACTGCGCACAATTCTTGGTCAATAG
- a CDS encoding LacI family DNA-binding transcriptional regulator — protein MTRKRTDQTTNATAPTSADVARLAGVSQATISLVLNGRDSAVRISPETRERVISAAATLGYTPNHAARSLRQRRTKIITFVLPTLENPYFLEIVSAAQAEASRQGYSVTIISSRNELSEFHTALLLHGAAYDGIIVAGHNNCSAPELPALVKRGVGVVVLQEPSPAPGIHSVRVDLERGGYLATRHLIELGHRRIAHFTQALRNSHGGHDRIDGYLRALSEAGLPFEEDLVVVTENSLSGGVEALDKVLALPKPPTALFAYNDRLAIGALHGLRTKGLKVPEDFAVVGFDGIAFGGYTSPTLTTVDSSREELGKLAMQAVIDAIEKKEGRKDHLLPVRLLVRESCGGAHTDQG, from the coding sequence ATGACCCGCAAGCGAACCGACCAGACGACAAATGCCACAGCGCCCACAAGCGCCGATGTCGCACGTCTGGCAGGCGTGTCCCAGGCGACGATCTCCCTCGTGTTGAACGGCCGTGATAGCGCAGTGCGCATTTCTCCGGAGACCCGCGAACGGGTCATTTCCGCCGCCGCGACCCTCGGCTACACGCCCAATCACGCCGCGCGAAGCCTGCGCCAGCGCCGCACGAAAATCATTACCTTCGTGTTGCCGACGCTGGAAAATCCGTACTTTCTGGAGATTGTCAGTGCTGCTCAGGCGGAGGCCAGCCGGCAAGGCTATTCCGTGACGATCATCTCCTCCCGCAATGAACTCAGCGAGTTCCACACAGCACTTCTGCTACACGGTGCCGCTTATGACGGCATCATCGTTGCGGGTCACAACAACTGTTCAGCGCCTGAATTGCCGGCCCTCGTGAAGCGCGGCGTCGGCGTGGTTGTGCTTCAGGAGCCAAGCCCGGCTCCCGGCATCCACAGCGTTCGCGTTGATCTTGAGCGTGGTGGTTACCTCGCGACGCGCCATCTGATCGAACTGGGGCATCGGCGCATCGCCCATTTCACCCAGGCTTTGAGAAATTCTCATGGTGGACACGACCGTATCGACGGCTATCTGCGCGCGCTTTCGGAAGCCGGCTTGCCCTTCGAAGAAGATCTGGTCGTGGTGACCGAAAACTCGCTCTCCGGCGGCGTGGAGGCGCTCGACAAGGTTCTGGCACTGCCAAAACCACCGACAGCTCTGTTTGCCTATAACGATCGCCTCGCCATCGGTGCGCTGCATGGGCTGCGCACGAAAGGGCTGAAAGTGCCGGAGGATTTCGCCGTCGTCGGTTTCGATGGCATCGCTTTCGGCGGCTATACGTCTCCGACTTTGACCACCGTCGACAGCTCTCGGGAGGAGCTGGGAAAGCTCGCCATGCAGGCGGTCATAGACGCAATCGAAAAGAAGGAAGGCCGCAAGGACCACCTTCTGCCCGTCAGGCTGCTTGTGCGGGAATCATGCGGCGGTGCGCACACCGATCAAGGCTAG
- a CDS encoding extracellular solute-binding protein — translation MTQFINRRSLLKTGAGLGAGLVTGALGMPARAQEKQLTFAVWGGDAEVAGYKDVIAKFESANPGVKVKLDVMPFAQFYQQVDTRLAGRQAPDIFRVTYQQIGRYATNKAAIDLTQYLDKDFGKGFTPAVWSAVNVKGIPYALPHHTDTFALFYNAELLEKAGISVPTSLDQAWTWAAFIDNAKKLKAQGGASYPFAMSWQNGAVHRWMFYLYQHGGRLLNDDLTASRITEKAGIETITWTQSWFTEGLVPPSTSVKSAEKVQNLFANGTIAMMLNGNWQIPFVEQQMKAKWGVTYLPRDVAMADDLGGTCVAVSRDSKTPELAAEFVKFLVNEENMRSFVDKAQLLPVRSSIVDKGIEFSLRPKEMKVFVDQTKTIPEHLVSTVIHPNWGKFNPKMADELDLAFTSGQSPEQTAKNIEAHIERLLLRG, via the coding sequence ATGACGCAGTTTATCAATCGCCGTTCTCTATTGAAGACCGGAGCAGGCCTTGGCGCGGGACTTGTGACCGGCGCGCTTGGCATGCCAGCGCGGGCCCAGGAAAAGCAGCTTACCTTCGCCGTCTGGGGTGGCGATGCCGAAGTTGCCGGCTACAAGGATGTGATCGCCAAGTTCGAGAGCGCCAATCCCGGCGTGAAGGTCAAGCTTGATGTAATGCCCTTCGCACAGTTCTACCAGCAGGTCGATACGCGCCTTGCAGGGCGTCAGGCGCCTGATATTTTTCGCGTGACCTATCAGCAGATCGGCCGCTATGCCACGAACAAGGCAGCCATCGACCTCACGCAGTATCTCGACAAGGATTTCGGCAAAGGCTTCACGCCGGCTGTCTGGAGCGCGGTCAATGTCAAGGGCATTCCTTATGCCTTGCCGCATCATACCGATACCTTTGCCCTGTTCTACAATGCCGAACTCCTGGAAAAAGCAGGCATTTCCGTGCCGACCAGTCTGGATCAGGCCTGGACCTGGGCAGCCTTCATCGATAACGCCAAGAAACTCAAGGCGCAGGGTGGCGCATCCTATCCATTCGCCATGAGCTGGCAGAACGGCGCCGTGCATCGCTGGATGTTCTATCTCTACCAGCATGGTGGCCGCCTGCTGAACGATGACCTGACGGCTTCGCGCATTACCGAAAAAGCAGGGATCGAGACCATTACCTGGACGCAGAGCTGGTTTACCGAAGGTCTCGTTCCGCCAAGCACCTCGGTCAAGAGCGCGGAAAAGGTTCAGAACCTGTTTGCCAACGGCACGATTGCCATGATGTTGAATGGCAACTGGCAGATCCCCTTCGTCGAACAGCAGATGAAGGCAAAGTGGGGCGTGACCTACCTGCCGCGTGACGTCGCCATGGCCGACGATCTGGGCGGCACCTGCGTTGCAGTCTCCCGCGACAGCAAAACGCCGGAGCTGGCCGCTGAATTCGTGAAGTTCCTGGTCAATGAAGAAAACATGCGCAGCTTCGTCGATAAGGCGCAGCTTTTGCCGGTGCGCAGCTCTATCGTCGACAAGGGTATCGAGTTCTCGCTGCGTCCAAAGGAAATGAAGGTTTTCGTCGATCAGACCAAGACCATTCCGGAACATCTGGTCAGCACCGTCATCCATCCGAACTGGGGCAAGTTCAATCCCAAAATGGCAGATGAGCTTGATCTGGCCTTTACCTCTGGCCAGTCGCCAGAGCAGACGGCCAAGAACATCGAAGCGCATATCGAGCGGCTTCTGCTGCGGGGCTGA
- a CDS encoding carbohydrate ABC transporter permease, with translation MAPTSMIHEKPMNEIATSRFSGWWVSFKPRLTPYLFIAPNLILFSVFIFFPLLYAAFISVHEWSLIDEPLYVGAENYTRLLTDYQFWQAMKNTVIYSVATVPTSLAIGLMLAIGLNRDLFARTLLRSVYFLPVVVSSVATAIIAAWLFNDHYGVINALLKLIGISPISWLSTTTWALPSIILTTLWTRVGFCMVVYLAALQSISPTYYEAASIDGATRFQQFRHVTWPMLRPTTFLLLILNVIHSFQVFDLIYVMTGGGPGFSTTMIVQYIYQSAFATSEMGYASAMGIILFLLILLFTLLQWRVNKRTEEFV, from the coding sequence ATGGCCCCCACTTCGATGATCCATGAGAAGCCGATGAACGAGATTGCCACCAGCCGGTTTTCCGGTTGGTGGGTGTCTTTCAAACCGCGACTGACGCCGTATCTGTTCATAGCGCCCAATCTCATTCTCTTCTCGGTCTTCATCTTTTTTCCGCTGCTCTATGCGGCCTTTATCAGCGTGCATGAGTGGTCGCTGATCGATGAGCCCCTCTATGTGGGTGCAGAGAACTACACCCGTCTCCTGACTGACTACCAGTTCTGGCAGGCGATGAAGAATACCGTGATCTATTCGGTCGCAACCGTACCAACCAGTCTTGCCATCGGTCTGATGCTGGCCATCGGACTCAATCGCGATCTTTTTGCCCGCACTCTGCTGCGCAGCGTCTACTTCCTGCCCGTCGTGGTTTCCAGCGTTGCGACCGCCATCATCGCCGCGTGGTTGTTCAACGACCATTACGGTGTGATCAATGCCTTGCTGAAGCTTATCGGGATTTCGCCGATCTCCTGGCTATCCACCACGACCTGGGCCCTGCCGTCGATCATTCTGACGACGCTTTGGACACGCGTCGGCTTCTGCATGGTCGTCTATCTGGCAGCGCTTCAATCCATTTCGCCCACCTATTACGAAGCCGCGTCGATCGATGGTGCGACAAGGTTTCAGCAGTTCCGCCACGTTACCTGGCCGATGCTGCGCCCGACGACCTTCCTGCTTCTCATTCTCAACGTCATCCACTCCTTCCAGGTCTTCGACCTGATCTACGTGATGACAGGTGGCGGTCCGGGTTTTTCGACAACCATGATTGTCCAGTACATCTACCAGTCGGCCTTCGCGACATCCGAAATGGGATATGCGAGCGCCATGGGCATCATCCTCTTCCTGCTGATCCTGCTGTTTACCCTGCTGCAATGGCGCGTGAACAAGCGGACCGAAGAATTTGTGTAG
- a CDS encoding carbohydrate ABC transporter permease yields the protein MMVTTSSPAKKRLETMGLWLLMAFGAVVMIFPIYWMFVTAVRPKDQIFIADVSLLPTGWVWQNFADALAHMPFLHWFWNSTVIAVVAVAITVTINLLCGYAFAKFRFAGRDVLFLAVLSALMIPVQVIIVPLFFVVSDLGLLNSYWGVILPRAAEAFGIFMVRQFMVSIPDELIEAARLDGASELTIFRRIVLPLSKPIIAVLIIFTFMWRWNDFVMPLVMLTDQDMYTVQLGLNLLKGQYNTEWTDIMSIALLSLVPMLVIFVFFQRQLIQGIAGTGLK from the coding sequence ATGATGGTCACCACATCAAGCCCTGCAAAAAAGCGACTGGAGACAATGGGTCTCTGGCTTCTGATGGCATTCGGCGCCGTTGTCATGATCTTCCCGATCTACTGGATGTTCGTGACCGCGGTCAGACCCAAGGATCAGATCTTCATTGCAGACGTGAGCCTTTTGCCGACAGGATGGGTCTGGCAGAATTTTGCCGACGCGCTGGCGCATATGCCATTCCTGCATTGGTTCTGGAATTCGACAGTCATCGCGGTCGTTGCGGTCGCAATCACCGTCACCATCAACCTCCTGTGCGGCTACGCTTTCGCCAAGTTCCGCTTTGCAGGCCGCGACGTCCTGTTTCTGGCTGTGCTTAGTGCGCTGATGATTCCTGTCCAGGTCATCATCGTTCCGCTGTTTTTCGTCGTCTCGGATCTCGGTCTCCTCAACTCTTATTGGGGGGTGATCCTGCCGCGCGCTGCCGAAGCCTTCGGCATCTTCATGGTCCGGCAATTCATGGTATCGATCCCTGACGAGTTGATCGAGGCTGCGCGACTGGATGGCGCCAGCGAACTGACGATCTTCCGCAGAATCGTGCTGCCGCTCTCCAAGCCCATCATCGCAGTGCTGATCATCTTCACCTTCATGTGGCGCTGGAATGACTTCGTCATGCCACTCGTCATGCTGACCGACCAGGACATGTACACGGTCCAGCTCGGCCTCAATCTCCTCAAGGGCCAGTACAACACCGAGTGGACGGACATCATGTCGATCGCGCTGCTCTCGCTGGTGCCGATGCTGGTCATCTTCGTGTTCTTCCAGCGCCAGCTGATCCAGGGCATCGCCGGCACAGGTCTCAAATAA
- a CDS encoding alpha-glucosidase/alpha-galactosidase, whose protein sequence is MLKVAMIGAGSVVFVKNLLTDILDFAELRDITITLHDIDKERLETAGMMTRWTASQFDANPVIEEHLDRRAALKDADFVINMVQIGMHEATLLDFEIPRKYGLKQTIADTLGIGGIFRGLRTIPFMLDLVSDMRELCPDAVLLNYTNPMSILTQAVYEAYPDQKVIGLCHNVQNTAHELASYLDVPVERLSYDCAGINHMTWFLKLKIDDEDAYPRLWAAMENPEIFAKDKVRFELMRSFGRFISESSEHNAEYTPYFLKSDADIAEYDVPVDEYIRRSVRNLGRYAETRRKLLAGEAFPLERSREYGSLIIHAMATGKPQLIYGNVRNDGLIDNLPDGCCVEVPVVVDKSGMRACNAGPLPPELAGYCAPHVYVQDLTVKAALEGDRDRVHRAAMLDRHATSVLSIKDIRAMVDELIEAHGDALPSGIRTGNGTALRKSA, encoded by the coding sequence ATGTTGAAAGTTGCCATGATCGGCGCTGGTAGCGTCGTCTTCGTCAAGAACCTGCTGACCGACATTCTCGATTTCGCGGAGCTGCGCGATATCACCATCACGCTGCACGATATCGACAAGGAGCGGCTCGAAACGGCTGGCATGATGACCCGCTGGACGGCATCGCAGTTCGATGCCAATCCGGTGATCGAAGAGCATCTCGACCGGCGCGCGGCGCTGAAGGATGCGGACTTCGTCATCAACATGGTTCAGATCGGCATGCACGAAGCGACGCTGCTGGATTTCGAGATCCCCCGCAAATACGGCCTGAAGCAGACCATTGCCGATACGCTTGGCATCGGGGGCATCTTCCGCGGCTTGCGCACAATTCCGTTCATGCTGGACCTCGTCTCCGACATGCGCGAACTTTGCCCGGATGCTGTTCTGCTCAACTACACCAACCCGATGAGCATACTGACCCAGGCAGTCTATGAAGCCTATCCTGACCAGAAGGTGATTGGCCTTTGCCATAACGTGCAGAATACCGCACATGAACTGGCGTCCTACCTCGACGTTCCGGTTGAGCGCCTGTCATATGATTGCGCGGGCATCAACCATATGACCTGGTTCCTGAAGCTGAAGATTGATGATGAGGATGCCTATCCCCGTCTCTGGGCTGCCATGGAAAACCCGGAAATCTTTGCCAAGGACAAGGTCCGCTTCGAACTGATGCGCAGCTTTGGCCGCTTCATCAGCGAGTCCAGCGAGCATAATGCCGAATACACCCCCTATTTCCTGAAAAGCGACGCCGATATCGCCGAATACGATGTTCCGGTCGATGAATATATTCGCCGCAGCGTGCGCAATCTGGGCCGTTACGCCGAAACGCGCCGCAAGCTGCTGGCGGGAGAAGCATTTCCCCTGGAACGCTCGCGTGAATACGGTTCATTGATCATTCATGCCATGGCAACAGGCAAGCCGCAGCTGATCTACGGCAATGTTCGCAATGATGGTCTGATCGACAACCTTCCTGACGGCTGCTGTGTCGAGGTGCCCGTCGTTGTCGATAAGAGCGGCATGCGTGCCTGCAATGCGGGACCACTGCCGCCAGAGCTTGCCGGCTACTGTGCACCGCATGTCTATGTCCAGGACCTGACGGTAAAGGCAGCCCTTGAGGGGGATCGCGACCGCGTGCATCGCGCTGCCATGCTCGATCGCCACGCCACGAGCGTGCTGTCCATCAAGGATATTCGCGCCATGGTCGATGAACTGATCGAGGCGCATGGAGATGCGTTGCCAAGCGGCATTCGTACCGGAAACGGAACTGCGCTGCGCAAGTCGGCCTGA
- a CDS encoding ABC transporter ATP-binding protein, with the protein MADVSIRNVKKSYGAVKTIHGISVDVEDGEFVTLVGPSGCGKSTLLRMIAGLESITDGDISIAGRVVNNVPPKDRDIAMVFQNYALYPHMTVAENMGFSLQLKGLPKAEISAKVKKAAEILSLEKLLDRHPRQLSGGQRQRVAMGRAIVRDPQVFLFDEPLSNLDAKLRVQMRTEIKAMHQRLKTTTVYVTHDQIEAMTMADKIVVMHGGIIEQVGAPLELYDRPANLFVAGFIGSPSMNVLEGRIEPSGFAFGDLIFPIADAPSASSGQPARYGFRPEHLVLSGEGIPMEVVVVEPTGSETQVVARAHDTEITCLFRDRISARPGEIIRVMPDLGKLHLFDSGAGVRLN; encoded by the coding sequence ATGGCTGATGTCAGCATTCGCAATGTCAAGAAATCATATGGCGCGGTCAAGACGATCCACGGGATCTCCGTCGATGTCGAAGACGGGGAATTCGTTACGCTTGTCGGCCCTTCCGGCTGCGGAAAGTCGACGCTGCTGCGCATGATCGCGGGGCTGGAAAGCATCACCGATGGGGACATCAGCATTGCTGGCCGGGTGGTGAACAATGTGCCTCCGAAGGACCGTGACATTGCAATGGTCTTCCAGAATTATGCGCTCTATCCGCATATGACGGTTGCGGAAAACATGGGTTTTTCGCTCCAGCTCAAAGGATTGCCCAAGGCGGAAATCAGCGCAAAGGTCAAGAAGGCCGCCGAAATCCTCAGTCTTGAGAAGCTGCTCGATCGCCATCCACGTCAGTTGTCCGGTGGCCAGCGGCAGCGCGTTGCCATGGGCCGCGCAATCGTTCGCGATCCGCAAGTGTTCCTGTTCGATGAGCCGTTGTCCAACCTCGATGCGAAGCTGCGCGTTCAGATGCGCACCGAAATCAAGGCGATGCATCAGCGCCTGAAGACGACCACAGTGTATGTCACTCATGACCAGATCGAAGCCATGACAATGGCAGACAAGATCGTTGTGATGCATGGTGGCATCATTGAACAGGTTGGCGCGCCGCTGGAGCTTTACGACCGTCCAGCCAACCTTTTTGTTGCGGGCTTCATCGGTTCTCCCTCCATGAATGTTCTGGAAGGGCGGATCGAACCGTCGGGCTTTGCATTCGGAGACCTCATTTTCCCGATCGCCGATGCACCATCGGCTTCTTCAGGCCAGCCGGCACGATATGGATTCCGTCCGGAGCATCTGGTTCTGTCGGGCGAAGGCATCCCGATGGAAGTTGTCGTCGTCGAGCCGACCGGGTCTGAGACACAGGTTGTCGCGCGGGCTCATGATACCGAGATCACCTGCCTGTTCCGGGATCGGATTTCGGCGCGACCCGGTGAGATCATCCGTGTCATGCCGGATCTCGGCAAGCTGCACCTTTTCGATAGCGGCGCCGGTGTGCGCCTCAACTGA